Proteins co-encoded in one Halodesulfovibrio sp. MK-HDV genomic window:
- a CDS encoding serine hydrolase, protein MKSFVNAKNPYVYLLCLCALMVGAMLFLFSTVAGANAATATQDKYATASELELMEGFPPPPDKRVTRDNAMLTAPFNRWSYLNMRMLYPSASIKAAEKAIAIKKEINKGLDTVVVEEPGSDSMVDMETFMKKTYTDSLVVIQGDKIVYEKFFNGMNANQPHQMMSVTKSFGGLLGLIAVEDGKLGEDDLVVEYIPELKDAGAFADATFGQVLNMTNSMDFSEVYSDPKSGIRRYSAVLGWTAPEPGVEYEENLYEYIGTLGIDKKHKHGEIFHYQTPKTDVVNWVINRVNEQPFQDIMYDKLWSKLGTEGETYVLLDKNGTLVVGGGLNATPNNLARFAIMMINDGKFDGKQVVSPSVIKKLADGGSIKAFDTGPESDGVVFPKGEWSYRAQWWVKHTKGMEAIVAIGVHGQWIYLDVNHRIAIIKQSSQPLSKDEYLNGFDLNAFYAIINYLSKK, encoded by the coding sequence ATGAAAAGTTTTGTTAACGCTAAGAACCCGTATGTATATTTGCTATGCCTCTGTGCTCTAATGGTTGGGGCAATGCTCTTTCTGTTCTCAACTGTTGCGGGTGCGAATGCTGCAACGGCCACTCAAGACAAATATGCCACAGCGTCTGAGCTAGAGCTTATGGAAGGGTTTCCTCCGCCGCCGGATAAGCGAGTGACCCGTGATAATGCCATGCTGACGGCGCCGTTTAACCGTTGGTCGTATTTGAATATGCGAATGCTGTATCCTTCTGCATCGATCAAGGCTGCTGAGAAGGCGATAGCCATCAAGAAAGAGATCAATAAAGGTTTAGATACGGTTGTCGTAGAAGAGCCCGGTAGTGACTCGATGGTGGATATGGAAACTTTTATGAAGAAGACATATACCGACTCGCTGGTGGTCATTCAGGGTGATAAAATTGTTTATGAAAAGTTTTTCAACGGTATGAATGCTAACCAGCCGCACCAGATGATGTCAGTTACAAAGTCATTCGGTGGCTTGCTTGGATTGATTGCTGTGGAAGATGGGAAGCTGGGCGAAGATGATTTGGTTGTTGAATATATACCTGAGCTTAAAGATGCGGGCGCGTTTGCTGATGCAACCTTTGGGCAGGTTTTGAATATGACCAACTCCATGGACTTTTCTGAAGTGTATTCAGATCCTAAATCAGGTATTCGTCGTTATAGTGCAGTTCTTGGGTGGACAGCGCCAGAGCCTGGAGTTGAATACGAAGAAAATCTCTACGAGTACATCGGCACACTCGGTATCGACAAAAAGCATAAGCATGGTGAGATTTTTCATTACCAGACGCCTAAGACTGATGTGGTGAACTGGGTAATTAACCGAGTGAATGAGCAGCCTTTTCAGGATATAATGTACGATAAGCTCTGGTCAAAGCTTGGCACAGAGGGTGAAACATATGTTCTTTTAGATAAGAACGGTACGTTGGTTGTTGGTGGCGGCTTGAATGCCACGCCGAATAACTTAGCTCGCTTTGCGATTATGATGATCAACGACGGCAAGTTTGATGGCAAACAGGTTGTATCACCGTCTGTCATTAAAAAGCTTGCTGACGGCGGAAGCATTAAAGCGTTTGATACTGGTCCGGAGTCTGATGGAGTAGTTTTTCCGAAAGGCGAATGGAGCTATCGCGCACAATGGTGGGTCAAACATACTAAAGGAATGGAAGCCATTGTTGCGATTGGCGTACACGGGCAGTGGATTTATTTAGACGTGAATCATAGAATCGCAATAATTAAGCAGTCGTCTCAGCCTTTGTCCAAAGATGAATATCTAAACGGCTTCGATCTCAATGCGTTTTATGCAATCATTAACTATCTGAGCAAAAAGTAA